A DNA window from candidate division TA06 bacterium contains the following coding sequences:
- a CDS encoding DUF4342 domain-containing protein: protein MSDQFTEEIKVSGEQLLAKIKELVREGNIRRITIIDRDGKTIMAFPLTIGVVGALIAPTLAAIGAVAALVTECTVKVEREQK from the coding sequence ATGTCAGACCAATTCACCGAAGAAATAAAAGTATCCGGCGAACAGCTGCTGGCCAAGATCAAGGAACTGGTCAGGGAGGGCAACATCCGCCGCATCACTATAATAGACCGGGACGGCAAGACCATCATGGCTTTCCCGCTGACCATCGGAGTGGTGGGCGCCCTGATCGCCCCCACTCTGGCCGCCATCGGCGCGGTGGCGGCGCTGGTAACCGAGTGCACGGTCAAGGTAGAGCGGGAGCAGAAGTAA